The proteins below come from a single Mya arenaria isolate MELC-2E11 chromosome 6, ASM2691426v1 genomic window:
- the LOC128237102 gene encoding uncharacterized protein LOC128237102 isoform X2, whose protein sequence is MLNFEVINMRSPRLSRLKWPLLYTIPETQAVVPIDGPTKPIAVNGQLAPADIAVFDNKAANAVLLDAESQLKSGYPTIATSSMVARRNRLGIHEDVDNHTDIKFFSELVKPVQYRWKFQKDKLKTMQPSKHGFHPRSQSPTFQRLIDATEKLHLLSSRENPDDTLSSAKTDFFETQSEIHPSAFSRASSRVPRSEPATRTSSLPAAADKYPNGRFDFQPDIRTIEPTFRKDDLFIEEDEDDDDSFILSPSPRDPTPPPPIPIPRKPQRKVQREFKVDFKKLDSHSELHLFLPHIEEGSRGATPDTPTKKFSAKCELPRIDDSMERKSPEDDHSKNKKKQSRKKRKLFTRVKSGLHDDKEFRDRLNDVPTLISLENERDFHPASMCVFENCMHHQHRKSTKIRQA, encoded by the exons ATGTTGAATTTTGAGGTGATCAACATGAGGTCTCCGCGACTCTCTCGACTCAAATGGCCCCTACTTTACACCATACCAGAAAC GCAAGCGGTTGTACCCATTGACGGGCCAACAAAGCCGATTGCCGTGAATGGACAGTTGGCTCCAGCGGACATCGCAGTCTTTGACAACAAGGCGGCGAACGCTGTTCTTCTCGATGCCGAGAGCCAGTTAAAATCCGGATATCCTACCATTGCGACTTCCTCAATGGTGGCTCGAAGAAACCGGTTAGGCATCCATGAAGATGTGGACAACCACACAGACATAAAGTTCTTCTCGGAGCTTGTCAAGCCAGTACAGTATAGATGGAAATTTCAGAAGGACAAGTTAAAAACTATGCAACCATCAAAACATGGTTTCCATCCGCGCAGTCAGTCGCCGACGTTTCAGAGACTTATTGACGCGACAGAGAAACTGCATTTGTTATCCAGTAGGGAAAATCCCGATGATACTTTATCTAGTGCTAAAACTGATTTCTTTGAAACCCAAAGCGAGATTCACCCAAGTGCATTCAGTCGGGCGTCTAGTCGTGTACCCAGATCTGAGCCTGCTACTCGAACTAGCTCTCTACCCGCGGCTGCCGATAAATATCCGAATGGTCGGTTCGATTTTCAGCCAGATATTCGGACAATAGAGCCAACTTTCCGCAAggatgatttatttattgaagaAGATGAAGATGACGACGACTCATTCATATTGTCACCTTCTCCAAGAGatccaacaccaccaccacccatCCCGATACCTAGGAAACCTCAAAGAAAGGTTCAACGTGAGTTTAAAGTGGACTTTAAGAAATTGGACTCGCATTCTGAGCTTCATTTATTTCTTCCACATATCGAAGAAGGCTCAAGGGGCGCAACTCCCGATACACCAACTAAGAAATTTAGCGCTAAATGTGAGTTACCTCGCATAGACGATTCAATGGAACGAAAGTCCCCAGAAGACGATCatagtaaaaacaaaaagaaacagtcaagaaagaaaagaaaactatttacTAGGGTAAAATCAGGGTTACATGATGATAAAGAGTTTAGAGATAGACTTAATGATGTTCCAACACTTATTTCGTTAGAAAATGAAAGAGATTTCCACCCTGCCTCTATGTGTGTGTTCGAAAACTGTATGCATCATCAACATAGGAAGTCAACTAAAATTCGACAAGCCTAA
- the LOC128238020 gene encoding sialidase-like has protein sequence MRHTKLLSNIYSTRHTKLQGSIHSTRHTKLQGNIPHTRHPKPQGNIHSTSHTKLQGNIHSKRHTKLLSNIYSTRHTKLQGNIHSTSHSKLQGNIHSTRHTKLQGNIHSTSHTKLQGNIHSTRHTKLQGNIHSTRHTKLQGNIYSTRHTKLQGSIHSTRHTKLQGSIHSTSHTKPQGNIHSTSHTKPQGNNHSTRHTKPQGNILSTRHTKLQGNIHSTSHTKLQGSIHSTRHTKLQGNIHSTRHTKLQGNIHSTRHTKLHGNIHSTRHTKLQGSIHSTSHTKPQGNIHSTIIQSHKATSTQRVIQSHKATSTQRVIQSHKATSTQRDIQSYKATSTQRVTQSNKAASTQRDTQSYKATSTQRDTQSYKAISTQRDILSYKATSTQRDIQSYKATSTQRDIQSYKATSTQRVIQSNKATSTQRDIQSYKAISTQRDIQSYKATSTQRDIQSYKATSTQRDIQSYKATSTQRDIQSYKATSTQRVIQSNKATSTQRDIQSYKATSTQRDTQSYKAISTQRDILSYKATSTQRDIQIYR, from the coding sequence atgagacacacaaagCTACTAAGCAACATCTACTCAACGAGACATACAAAGCTACAAGGAAGCATCCACTCAACGAGACATACAAAGCTACAAGGCAACATCCCCCACACGAGACATCCAAAGCCACAAGGCAACATCCACTCAACGAGTCATACAAAGCTACAAGGCAACATCCACTCAAAGAGACATACAAAGCTACTAAGCAACATCTACTCAACGAGACATACAAAGCTACAAGGCAACATCCACTCAACGAGTCATTCAAAGCTACAAGGCAACATCCACTCAACGAGACATACAAAGCTACAAGGCAACATCCACTCAACGAGTCATACAAAGCTACAAGGCAACATCCACTCAACGAGACATACAAAGCTACAAGGCAACATCCACTCAACGAGACATACAAAGCTACAAGGCAACATCTACTCAACGAGACATACAAAGCTACAAGGCAGCATCCACTCAACGAGACATACAAAGCTACAAGGAAGCATCCACTCAACGAGTCATACAAAGCCACAAGGCAACATCCACTCAACGAGTCATACAAAGCCACAAGGCAACAACCACTCAACGAGACATACAAAGCCACAAGGCAACATCCTCTCAACGAGACATACAAAGCTACAAGGCAACATCCACTCAACGAGTCATACAAAGCTACAAGGCAGCAtccactcaacgagacacacaaagCTACAAGGCAACATCCACTCAACGAGACATACAAAGCTACAAGGCAACAtccactcaacgagacacacaaagCTACACGGCAACATCCACTCAACGAGACATACAAAGCTACAAGGAAGCATCCACTCAACGAGTCATACAAAGCCACAAGGCAACATCCACTCAACGATCATACAAAGCCACAAGGCAACATCCACTCAACGAGTCATACAAAGCCACAAGGCAACATCCACTCAACGAGTCATACAAAGCCACAAGGCAACATCCACTCAACGAGACATACAAAGCTACAAGGCAACATCCACTCAACGAGTTACACAAAGCAACAAGGCAGCAtccactcaacgagacacacaaagCTACAAGGCAACAtccactcaacgagacacacaaagCTACAAGGCAATATCCACTCAACGAGACATACTAAGCTACAAGGCAACATCCACTCAACGAGACATACAAAGCTACAAGGCAACATCCACTCAACGAGACATACAAAGCTACAAGGCAACATCCACTCAACGAGTTATACAAAGTAACAAGGCAACATCCACTCAACGAGACATACAAAGCTACAAGGCAATATCCACTCAACGAGACATACAAAGCTACAAGGCAACATCCACTCAACGAGACATACAAAGCTACAAGGCAACATCCACTCAACGAGACATACAAAGCTACAAGGCAACATCCACTCAACGAGACATACAAAGCTACAAGGCAACATCCACTCAACGAGTTATACAAAGCAACAAGGCAACATCCACTCAACGAGACATACAAAGCTACAAGGCAACAtccactcaacgagacacacaaagCTACAAGGCAATATCCACTCAACGAGACATACTAAGCTACAAGGCAACATCCACTCAACGAGACATTCAAATCTACCGGTAA
- the LOC128237102 gene encoding uncharacterized protein LOC128237102 isoform X1, producing MTSKYYSPVILERFNSRQLRRHRRQRNKHLSELYSRQAVVPIDGPTKPIAVNGQLAPADIAVFDNKAANAVLLDAESQLKSGYPTIATSSMVARRNRLGIHEDVDNHTDIKFFSELVKPVQYRWKFQKDKLKTMQPSKHGFHPRSQSPTFQRLIDATEKLHLLSSRENPDDTLSSAKTDFFETQSEIHPSAFSRASSRVPRSEPATRTSSLPAAADKYPNGRFDFQPDIRTIEPTFRKDDLFIEEDEDDDDSFILSPSPRDPTPPPPIPIPRKPQRKVQREFKVDFKKLDSHSELHLFLPHIEEGSRGATPDTPTKKFSAKCELPRIDDSMERKSPEDDHSKNKKKQSRKKRKLFTRVKSGLHDDKEFRDRLNDVPTLISLENERDFHPASMCVFENCMHHQHRKSTKIRQA from the exons ATGACGAGCAAGTACTACTCGCCAGTGATCCTTGAGAGATTCAACTCCCGCCAGCTCCGACGACACCGCCGACAAAGGAACAAGCATCTCTCGGAGCTCTACAGCAG GCAAGCGGTTGTACCCATTGACGGGCCAACAAAGCCGATTGCCGTGAATGGACAGTTGGCTCCAGCGGACATCGCAGTCTTTGACAACAAGGCGGCGAACGCTGTTCTTCTCGATGCCGAGAGCCAGTTAAAATCCGGATATCCTACCATTGCGACTTCCTCAATGGTGGCTCGAAGAAACCGGTTAGGCATCCATGAAGATGTGGACAACCACACAGACATAAAGTTCTTCTCGGAGCTTGTCAAGCCAGTACAGTATAGATGGAAATTTCAGAAGGACAAGTTAAAAACTATGCAACCATCAAAACATGGTTTCCATCCGCGCAGTCAGTCGCCGACGTTTCAGAGACTTATTGACGCGACAGAGAAACTGCATTTGTTATCCAGTAGGGAAAATCCCGATGATACTTTATCTAGTGCTAAAACTGATTTCTTTGAAACCCAAAGCGAGATTCACCCAAGTGCATTCAGTCGGGCGTCTAGTCGTGTACCCAGATCTGAGCCTGCTACTCGAACTAGCTCTCTACCCGCGGCTGCCGATAAATATCCGAATGGTCGGTTCGATTTTCAGCCAGATATTCGGACAATAGAGCCAACTTTCCGCAAggatgatttatttattgaagaAGATGAAGATGACGACGACTCATTCATATTGTCACCTTCTCCAAGAGatccaacaccaccaccacccatCCCGATACCTAGGAAACCTCAAAGAAAGGTTCAACGTGAGTTTAAAGTGGACTTTAAGAAATTGGACTCGCATTCTGAGCTTCATTTATTTCTTCCACATATCGAAGAAGGCTCAAGGGGCGCAACTCCCGATACACCAACTAAGAAATTTAGCGCTAAATGTGAGTTACCTCGCATAGACGATTCAATGGAACGAAAGTCCCCAGAAGACGATCatagtaaaaacaaaaagaaacagtcaagaaagaaaagaaaactatttacTAGGGTAAAATCAGGGTTACATGATGATAAAGAGTTTAGAGATAGACTTAATGATGTTCCAACACTTATTTCGTTAGAAAATGAAAGAGATTTCCACCCTGCCTCTATGTGTGTGTTCGAAAACTGTATGCATCATCAACATAGGAAGTCAACTAAAATTCGACAAGCCTAA